The proteins below come from a single Candidatus Limnocylindrales bacterium genomic window:
- the rpsG gene encoding 30S ribosomal protein S7, giving the protein MSRRKVAVKRTVLPDPKYNSVLVAKFINCLMRDGKKSIAEKIFYSALDIIRERTGNRDVLAVFNKAVSNAKPVLEVKSRRVGGSTYQVPVEVRPERRTTLSIRWIIEYARQRGEKSMQERLASELLDAANNKGNAIKKKEDTHKMAEANKAFAHYRW; this is encoded by the coding sequence ATGTCGAGAAGAAAAGTTGCAGTCAAACGAACCGTATTGCCGGATCCTAAATATAATAGTGTCCTGGTTGCTAAGTTTATTAACTGTTTAATGAGAGACGGAAAGAAAAGTATTGCAGAAAAAATTTTTTATAGTGCCTTGGATATTATTCGTGAACGAACCGGAAACCGGGATGTTTTAGCCGTATTTAATAAAGCCGTATCCAATGCAAAACCGGTTCTGGAAGTGAAATCAAGGCGAGTAGGGGGTTCGACTTACCAGGTTCCTGTCGAGGTTCGACCTGAACGTCGGACCACCTTAAGTATCCGGTGGATTATTGAGTACGCAAGGCAAAGAGGAGAAAAGTCTATGCAGGAACGTCTGGCATCCGAGTTGTTAGATGCTGCCAATAACAAAGGCAATGCAATCAAGAAGAAGGAGGATACCCATAAAATGGCAGAGGCGAATAAGGCATTTGCCCATTACAGGTGGTAA
- the rpsL gene encoding 30S ribosomal protein S12 codes for MPTVNQLIRKGREKVKSKTHSPALRASPQKRGVCVRVYTTTPKKPNSALRKVARVRLTNGIEITSYIPGIGHNLQEHSIVLVRGGRVKDLPGVRYHIIRGALDSAGVQNRFQGRSKYGAKRPKK; via the coding sequence ATGCCGACAGTTAATCAGCTGATCAGAAAAGGGCGTGAAAAGGTTAAATCAAAGACACATAGTCCTGCTTTAAGAGCGTCTCCGCAGAAGCGGGGAGTTTGTGTCCGAGTTTACACAACAACTCCTAAAAAACCTAATTCCGCACTTAGAAAAGTTGCCAGAGTTCGCTTAACCAATGGCATAGAAATTACCTCTTATATTCCTGGAATCGGACATAACCTGCAAGAGCACTCCATCGTTCTGGTAAGAGGAGGGCGCGTTAAAGATCTTCCCGGTGTACGGTATCATATCATTCGGGGAGCTTTAGATAGTGCAGGGGTCCAGAATAGATTCCAGGGTCGCTCTAAATATGGAGCTAAGAGACCGAAGAAATAG
- a CDS encoding GTP-binding protein, translated as MSKAKFERTKPHVNIGTIGHVDHGKTTLTSAITKVLALQGLAQAKN; from the coding sequence ATGAGCAAAGCGAAATTTGAGCGGACGAAGCCGCACGTGAATATAGGGACCATTGGGCACGTAGACCACGGCAAGACGACCTTAACCAGTGCGATTACCAAGGTATTGGCCTTACAGGGATTGGCCCAGGCGAAGAACTA
- the fusA gene encoding elongation factor G, translating into MEQRVPLKKCRNIGIMAHIDAGKTTTTERILYYTGKTHRIGEVDEGTATMDWMEQEQERGITITSASTTAFWKDHKINIIDTPGHVDFTVEVERSLRVLDGAIAVFCAVGGVEPQSETVWRQADRYRVPRIAFVNKMDRTGADFFHVVEMIRERLAANAVPVQIPVGKEESFKGVVDLITMKAIIYDTESLGATYSVVNIPEELKKDAEIYREKLLEALSEVDEVILEKYLEGKEISEEEIRGAIRKATLTVSFIPVLCGASFKNKGVQPLLDAVIYYLPSPVDIPPVLGVNPITEMEETRAADDEAPLSALAFKIMNDPYVGQLTFLRTYSGTLESGSSVYNSTKGTKERIGRLLRMHANKREEVKVVYAGDIVAAIGLKNTATGDTLCDENKPIVLESMKFPEPVISVAIEPKTKADQEKLGTSLARLTHEDPTFKVKVDPETGQTLISGMGELHLEIITDRLLREFKVEANIGKPQVAYKETIKKEAEAEGKFIRQTGGRGQYGHVKIKVSPLNRGEGFKFENKIVGGVIPKEYIPAVEKGIAEAMETGSLAGYPVVDVKVELFDGSYHEVDSSEMAFKIAGSMAFKEACKRGDPVLLEPIMDVEVVIPEEYLGDVIGDLNSRRGKVLNMETRGGARVIRANVPLSEMFGYATNIRSRTQGRATYTMQFSHYGETPYNITQEIVSGKKG; encoded by the coding sequence ATGGAACAGCGAGTACCTTTAAAAAAATGTAGAAATATCGGTATCATGGCTCACATTGATGCCGGTAAGACAACGACAACAGAGAGAATTTTATACTATACGGGTAAAACCCACCGCATTGGCGAGGTCGATGAGGGAACTGCAACCATGGATTGGATGGAGCAGGAGCAGGAAAGGGGAATTACCATTACCTCCGCATCAACGACTGCTTTTTGGAAAGACCATAAGATCAATATCATCGATACCCCAGGTCATGTGGATTTTACCGTAGAAGTTGAAAGATCCTTGCGGGTGTTAGATGGAGCCATTGCAGTCTTTTGTGCCGTCGGTGGCGTAGAGCCGCAATCCGAGACGGTATGGCGGCAGGCAGATCGGTATCGTGTACCACGAATTGCCTTCGTCAATAAAATGGACCGAACCGGAGCTGATTTCTTTCATGTGGTGGAAATGATAAGGGAACGGCTCGCTGCTAATGCCGTACCTGTACAAATTCCCGTTGGAAAAGAGGAAAGTTTCAAAGGGGTTGTGGATCTCATTACCATGAAGGCCATTATATACGACACGGAGAGTTTGGGAGCCACTTATTCAGTTGTGAATATTCCTGAAGAGTTGAAGAAAGATGCTGAGATTTATCGGGAAAAACTCCTGGAAGCCCTTAGTGAGGTCGATGAGGTCATCCTTGAAAAATATCTGGAAGGAAAAGAAATCTCCGAGGAAGAAATACGTGGCGCTATTCGGAAAGCGACCCTAACCGTTTCGTTTATCCCGGTATTATGCGGCGCTTCTTTCAAGAATAAAGGCGTTCAACCTCTCCTTGATGCCGTTATCTATTATTTACCCTCTCCAGTGGATATTCCACCGGTATTGGGAGTCAATCCCATCACCGAGATGGAAGAAACCCGAGCTGCTGATGATGAGGCTCCGTTGTCTGCTCTGGCCTTTAAGATCATGAACGACCCTTACGTAGGTCAGTTGACCTTCTTACGCACGTACTCCGGGACTCTAGAGTCAGGATCCTCGGTTTATAATTCAACCAAAGGGACGAAGGAGCGTATAGGTCGCTTACTCCGCATGCATGCCAACAAACGAGAAGAAGTCAAGGTCGTTTACGCCGGAGATATTGTAGCCGCCATTGGATTAAAAAATACCGCCACGGGAGATACGCTTTGTGATGAAAATAAACCCATTGTGTTGGAATCGATGAAATTTCCCGAACCGGTTATTTCGGTTGCTATTGAGCCGAAAACGAAAGCAGATCAGGAAAAACTGGGTACCAGCCTGGCGCGACTGACCCATGAAGATCCTACCTTTAAAGTTAAGGTGGACCCCGAAACCGGGCAAACTCTTATCTCTGGAATGGGGGAACTCCATCTGGAAATTATCACAGATCGCCTTCTCAGAGAATTTAAAGTTGAAGCCAATATCGGAAAACCCCAGGTCGCTTACAAGGAAACCATCAAGAAAGAAGCTGAGGCCGAAGGGAAATTCATCCGACAGACCGGAGGTCGGGGTCAGTACGGCCATGTAAAGATAAAAGTAAGTCCTTTGAATCGGGGAGAAGGATTTAAATTTGAAAATAAGATTGTGGGAGGTGTAATTCCGAAAGAATATATACCTGCCGTAGAAAAAGGGATCGCTGAAGCCATGGAAACAGGATCTTTGGCTGGTTATCCGGTAGTGGATGTGAAGGTTGAGCTCTTTGATGGATCTTATCATGAAGTAGATTCCTCAGAAATGGCTTTTAAAATAGCCGGATCCATGGCTTTCAAGGAAGCTTGTAAACGGGGAGATCCGGTTCTGTTAGAACCTATTATGGATGTGGAAGTGGTAATTCCCGAAGAATACTTGGGTGATGTCATTGGAGATCTAAATTCCCGAAGGGGAAAAGTTCTTAATATGGAAACCCGAGGGGGGGCCCGGGTGATCAGGGCTAACGTGCCCCTTTCTGAAATGTTTGGATATGCGACCAATATACGTTCTAGAACCCAAGGGCGTGCTACTTACACCATGCAGTTCTCTCATTATGGTGAAACCCCCTATAACATTACCCAAGAAATTGTTTCAGGAAAAAAAGGTTAA